In Salvelinus alpinus chromosome 30, SLU_Salpinus.1, whole genome shotgun sequence, a single genomic region encodes these proteins:
- the LOC139560443 gene encoding glutamine synthetase-like isoform X2 — MVVVRCKTRTLDSEPKSIEELPEWNFDGSSTYQSEGSNSDMYLIPSAMFRDPFRKDPNKLVLCEVLKYNRKPAETNLRLTCNKVMDMVENQVPWFGMEQEYTILGTDGHPFGWPNNGFPGPQGPYYCGVGSDKAYGRDIVEAHYRACLYAGVMICGTNAEVMPAQWEFQVGPCEGISMGDHLWAARFILHRVCEDFGVVASFDPKPIPGNWNGAGCHTNFSTKEMREEGGLKAIEESIERLGKRHSYHIRAYDPKGGLDNARRLTGHHETSNIHEFSAGVANRGASIRIPRTVGQEKKGYFEDRRPSANCDPYAVTEAIIRTCLLSEEGDEPVDY; from the exons ATGGTTGTTGTCCGCTGTAAAACCAGAACGCTGGATTCGGAGCCCAAGTCCATCGAAG AACTGCCGGAATGGAACTTTGATGGCTCTAGCACCTACCAGTCTGAGGGCTCAAACAGTGATATGTATTTGATTCCTTCTGCAATGTTCAGAGATCCTTTCCGCAAAGACCCCAACAAACTGGTCCTGTGTGAAGTGCTGAAGTACAACCGCAAACCTGCAG AAACCAACCTTCGTTTGACGTGTAATAAAGTCATGGACATGGTTGAGAACCAGGTCCCTTGGTTTGGCATGGAGCAAGAGTACACCATTTTGGGCACTGATGGACACCCATTCGGCTGGCCCAACAACGGCTTCCCTGGCCCACAAG GTCCCTATTACTGTGGAGTGGGATCTGACAAGGCCTACGGTAGAGATATTGTGGAAGCCCACTACAGAGCCTGCCTGTATGCTGGGGTCATGATCTGTGGAACCAATGCTGAAGTCATGCCTGCACAG TGGGAGTTCCAGGTTGGCCCTTGTGAAGGCATCAGCATGGGTGATCACCTTTGGGCAGCTAGGTTCATTCTCCACCGGGTGTGTGAGGACTTTGGTGTGGTGGCCTCATTTGACCCCAAGCCCATCCCTGGAAACTGGAACGGAGCTGGATGCCACACCAATTTCAGCACAAAAGAGATGAGGGAAGAGGGTGGGTTGAA GGCCATTGAGGAGTCCATTGAAAGACTGGGGAAGAGGCATAGCTACCACATCCGTGCCTATGACCCTAAAGGGGGACTTGACAATGCCCGTCGCCTCACCGGCCACCATGAAACCTCCAACATCCACGAGTTCTCTGCTGGTGTGGCCAACCGCGGTGCCAGCATCCGCATCCCTCGCACCGTGGGCCAGGAGAAGAAGGGCTACTTTGAGGACCGCCGCCCGTCTGCCAACTGTGACCCGTACGCCGTGACTGAGGCTATAATCCGCACCTGTTTGCTCAGCGAGGAAGGAGACGAACCTGTGGACTACTAG
- the LOC139560443 gene encoding glutamine synthetase-like isoform X1, translated as MATSSSAELSKPVKQQYMDLPQGDKVQIMYVWIDGTGEGLRCKTRTLDSEPKSIEELPEWNFDGSSTYQSEGSNSDMYLIPSAMFRDPFRKDPNKLVLCEVLKYNRKPAETNLRLTCNKVMDMVENQVPWFGMEQEYTILGTDGHPFGWPNNGFPGPQGPYYCGVGSDKAYGRDIVEAHYRACLYAGVMICGTNAEVMPAQWEFQVGPCEGISMGDHLWAARFILHRVCEDFGVVASFDPKPIPGNWNGAGCHTNFSTKEMREEGGLKAIEESIERLGKRHSYHIRAYDPKGGLDNARRLTGHHETSNIHEFSAGVANRGASIRIPRTVGQEKKGYFEDRRPSANCDPYAVTEAIIRTCLLSEEGDEPVDY; from the exons ATGGCTACGTCTTCCAGCGCAGAACTGAGTAAGCCTGTCAAACAGCAGTACATGGACCTCCCTCAGGGAGACAAAGTCCAAATCATGTATGTCTGGATCGATGGAACCGGAGAGGGACTCCGCTGTAAAACCAGAACGCTGGATTCGGAGCCCAAGTCCATCGAAG AACTGCCGGAATGGAACTTTGATGGCTCTAGCACCTACCAGTCTGAGGGCTCAAACAGTGATATGTATTTGATTCCTTCTGCAATGTTCAGAGATCCTTTCCGCAAAGACCCCAACAAACTGGTCCTGTGTGAAGTGCTGAAGTACAACCGCAAACCTGCAG AAACCAACCTTCGTTTGACGTGTAATAAAGTCATGGACATGGTTGAGAACCAGGTCCCTTGGTTTGGCATGGAGCAAGAGTACACCATTTTGGGCACTGATGGACACCCATTCGGCTGGCCCAACAACGGCTTCCCTGGCCCACAAG GTCCCTATTACTGTGGAGTGGGATCTGACAAGGCCTACGGTAGAGATATTGTGGAAGCCCACTACAGAGCCTGCCTGTATGCTGGGGTCATGATCTGTGGAACCAATGCTGAAGTCATGCCTGCACAG TGGGAGTTCCAGGTTGGCCCTTGTGAAGGCATCAGCATGGGTGATCACCTTTGGGCAGCTAGGTTCATTCTCCACCGGGTGTGTGAGGACTTTGGTGTGGTGGCCTCATTTGACCCCAAGCCCATCCCTGGAAACTGGAACGGAGCTGGATGCCACACCAATTTCAGCACAAAAGAGATGAGGGAAGAGGGTGGGTTGAA GGCCATTGAGGAGTCCATTGAAAGACTGGGGAAGAGGCATAGCTACCACATCCGTGCCTATGACCCTAAAGGGGGACTTGACAATGCCCGTCGCCTCACCGGCCACCATGAAACCTCCAACATCCACGAGTTCTCTGCTGGTGTGGCCAACCGCGGTGCCAGCATCCGCATCCCTCGCACCGTGGGCCAGGAGAAGAAGGGCTACTTTGAGGACCGCCGCCCGTCTGCCAACTGTGACCCGTACGCCGTGACTGAGGCTATAATCCGCACCTGTTTGCTCAGCGAGGAAGGAGACGAACCTGTGGACTACTAG